One Embleya scabrispora DNA segment encodes these proteins:
- a CDS encoding transposase — translation MPPAGAAKHTAGRLEAWCKRRWGKAPGGVLIERLRSAPTAASRLGEAVVERLVRVRVQLVQGIRTTIRLPDTAIAEVVENRPYAPLFASMPRIGEVNLGRVVGEIGPLPERARTCEQLIAEAGAVPVTRASGKSRTVAFHFATNRRARLAPTTFADNSRHGSPWVAKICTDGRARQKRHPHATRILARAWLRVMRACRRDGVCHDPATHRTDGRIDTAPETPSAAWRLTQAHASASGRRAVRPPSTGSTAPVMNDA, via the coding sequence ATGCCCCCCGCCGGCGCGGCCAAGCACACCGCCGGACGCCTGGAAGCCTGGTGCAAGCGCCGATGGGGCAAGGCACCCGGCGGCGTGCTCATCGAACGTCTGCGTTCGGCCCCGACCGCGGCCTCCCGTCTCGGCGAGGCGGTCGTCGAGCGGCTGGTCCGCGTCCGGGTCCAACTCGTCCAGGGCATACGCACGACCATCCGCCTGCCCGACACGGCCATCGCCGAGGTGGTCGAAAACCGCCCCTACGCACCGCTGTTCGCGTCCATGCCACGCATCGGCGAGGTGAACCTCGGCCGGGTCGTGGGCGAGATCGGCCCACTCCCGGAACGCGCCCGGACCTGTGAGCAGCTCATCGCCGAGGCCGGCGCCGTCCCCGTCACCCGCGCCTCGGGAAAGTCCCGCACAGTCGCGTTCCATTTCGCGACCAACCGAAGAGCCCGGCTCGCGCCGACCACCTTCGCCGACAACAGCCGGCACGGCAGCCCGTGGGTCGCGAAGATCTGCACCGACGGCCGCGCCCGCCAAAAACGCCACCCCCACGCCACCCGCATCCTCGCCCGAGCCTGGCTGCGCGTGATGCGGGCCTGCCGGCGCGACGGCGTCTGCCACGACCCCGCCACCCACCGAACCGACGGCAGGATCGACACGGCCCCCGAGACCCCCTCGGCGGCATGGAGGTTGACTCAGGCTCATGCGTCGGCCTCCGGTAGGCGGGCGGTCAGGCCGCCGTCGACGGGCAGCACGGCCCCGGTGATGAACGACGCCTGA
- a CDS encoding ABC transporter ATP-binding protein: MSEQPLLQVRDLVTRFHTPRGVVRAVDGVSFDVHAGETVALVGESGSGKSVTAMSVLDMVRRPGRIESGQVLFKGRDLLTLNEPEMREVRGAGIGMIFQDPMSTLNPLMRIRDQIIEGVRGLSRHQARDRAVEVMTQVGIPDPEARLRDYPHAYSGGMRQRVMIAMALANRPDLIIADEPTTALDVTVQAQILDLLATLGRELGTAVVLITHNLGVVARLCDRAMVMYGGRIVERAPVDELFTAPQHPYTAGLLAATPRLDAGRDVRLVPIEGRPPDLIAKSTGCAYAPRCPAAEDRCRTETPLLGPGERAAACLLPGPFTNADAGTDSAPDTRAAGEVSHARLPLAFDSEPLLEVRAISKHFAVRRGWGRNKGSVRAVDDVSLTIAPGETLGLVGESGCGKSTLGKVVLGIHPATSGEVRYDGTTLTKASLRTVRRGVQMVFQDPYSSLDPRMTVGALLREPLQVNDIARGEKADARVAELLELVGLGSEAGSRYPHEFSGGQRQRIAIARALAVDPRVVVCDEPVSALDVSLQAQIVNLLRELQERLGLAYLFIAHDLAVVRHLSHRIAVMYLGRIVEMGPADEITRSPLHPYTASLLSAVPEPDPRVEHTRERIILTGDLPSPLNPPAACRFHGRCPIGPTRFPERSICATTTPPLAEHSPGRTVACHFPGELTIAGTTSTSSRPQEIHA, from the coding sequence ATGAGCGAGCAGCCACTCCTGCAAGTCCGCGACCTGGTCACCCGATTCCACACCCCGCGCGGCGTCGTACGCGCCGTCGACGGCGTGAGTTTCGACGTGCACGCCGGAGAGACCGTGGCCCTGGTCGGCGAGTCGGGATCGGGCAAGTCGGTCACCGCGATGTCCGTGCTCGACATGGTCCGCCGGCCCGGGCGGATCGAATCCGGCCAGGTCCTGTTCAAAGGCCGCGACCTTCTCACCTTGAACGAACCGGAAATGCGGGAGGTCCGCGGCGCGGGAATCGGCATGATCTTCCAAGACCCCATGTCCACCCTCAACCCGCTCATGCGCATTCGCGACCAGATCATCGAGGGCGTCCGAGGACTCAGCCGCCACCAAGCCCGCGACCGCGCCGTCGAAGTCATGACGCAGGTCGGCATTCCCGACCCCGAGGCGCGGTTACGCGACTACCCGCACGCCTACTCCGGTGGCATGCGTCAACGCGTCATGATCGCGATGGCGCTCGCCAACCGGCCCGACCTGATCATCGCCGACGAGCCCACGACCGCACTCGACGTCACCGTGCAGGCCCAGATCCTCGACCTGCTCGCCACGCTCGGCCGCGAACTGGGCACCGCCGTCGTGCTCATCACGCACAACCTCGGCGTGGTCGCGCGCCTGTGCGACCGGGCCATGGTCATGTACGGCGGAAGGATCGTCGAACGCGCCCCCGTGGACGAGTTGTTCACCGCGCCCCAACACCCCTACACCGCGGGCCTGCTCGCTGCCACTCCCCGGCTCGACGCCGGCCGAGACGTCCGACTCGTGCCCATCGAAGGACGTCCACCCGACCTGATCGCGAAGTCGACCGGCTGTGCCTACGCGCCGCGCTGCCCGGCCGCGGAGGATCGCTGCCGCACCGAGACACCTCTGCTCGGTCCCGGGGAACGGGCGGCCGCGTGTCTGCTTCCCGGCCCGTTCACCAACGCCGACGCAGGCACCGACTCGGCCCCGGACACCCGCGCTGCCGGCGAGGTGTCCCACGCGCGCCTCCCGCTCGCGTTCGACTCCGAGCCGCTGCTCGAAGTGCGCGCGATATCGAAGCATTTCGCGGTACGCCGGGGGTGGGGTCGGAACAAGGGTTCGGTTCGTGCCGTCGACGATGTCTCCCTGACCATCGCCCCTGGCGAAACCCTCGGCCTGGTCGGTGAATCCGGTTGCGGCAAGTCGACACTGGGAAAGGTCGTCCTCGGCATTCACCCGGCAACCTCGGGCGAGGTCCGCTACGACGGCACGACGCTCACGAAGGCGAGCCTTCGTACCGTGCGCCGAGGCGTGCAAATGGTCTTCCAAGACCCCTACAGTTCACTCGATCCGCGCATGACCGTCGGCGCGCTCCTGCGCGAACCCCTCCAGGTCAACGACATCGCACGCGGCGAGAAGGCCGACGCGCGCGTCGCGGAACTCCTCGAACTCGTGGGTCTGGGATCCGAAGCCGGCAGTCGGTACCCGCACGAGTTCTCCGGCGGACAACGCCAACGCATCGCCATCGCCCGCGCCCTCGCCGTCGATCCTCGCGTCGTGGTGTGCGACGAACCCGTCTCCGCGCTCGACGTCTCGTTGCAGGCACAGATCGTCAACCTCCTGCGTGAACTCCAGGAACGCCTGGGGCTCGCCTACCTGTTCATCGCGCACGATCTCGCCGTCGTCCGTCACCTCTCGCACCGCATCGCCGTCATGTACCTCGGCCGCATCGTCGAAATGGGCCCCGCCGACGAGATCACCAGGTCGCCGCTCCATCCCTACACCGCGAGTCTGCTCTCCGCCGTGCCCGAACCCGACCCCCGGGTCGAGCACACCCGCGAACGCATCATCCTTACCGGCGACCTGCCCAGCCCACTGAACCCGCCGGCCGCGTGCCGCTTCCACGGACGCTGCCCGATCGGCCCTACACGCTTTCCCGAACGAAGCATCTGTGCCACCACCACCCCGCCGCTCGCGGAGCATTCGCCCGGACGCACGGTCGCCTGCCACTTCCCCGGCGAACTCACGATCGCGGGCACCACTTCCACGTCATCCAGGCCACAGGAGATCCACGCATGA
- a CDS encoding AMP-binding protein gives MSRVVAILRASTESPQYRPTPVDPYRDHLRRRREEHPTGRVRQLRKEILAPGLSSGRLRYHRPTQGRRTHPRQPHPERADLPQAVQRGRARRPLVTLPLFHSFGQTVQLNAGLAARATPVLMPRFDAEGALSLMRRHRVTIFAGVPTMYWALLGPSSTSTDAETDADAVARHLRIAVSGGAALPVEIHHRFTGRFHITIREGYGLSETRPVATFTPMGTTAGPGVHGQARLGCGSRPARLRLDPVRPDRVGENAVRGHNVKRGYHGSPEATAEVVRDGWFRTGDPARRDEDGWLYIVDRTKDLIIRGGSNEYPREIEEVLHSHPDVGMAVGVGTARTPRRGGTEAFVLRAPGAKVTEEDPVAWSRDTMAAHTYPRPVEFRDALPMHATGKILERELRGEFATPAPR, from the coding sequence ATGAGTCGCGTCGTCGCGATCCTTCGCGCGAGCACCGAAAGCCCCCAGTACCGGCCCACCCCGGTCGACCCCTACCGCGACCACCTACGACGGCGTCGCGAGGAGCACCCCACCGGGCGCGTCCGGCAGCTCCGGAAGGAGATCTTGGCGCCCGGCTTGTCAAGCGGTCGCCTCCGGTACCACCGGCCGACCCAAGGGCGCCGAACTCACCCACGCCAACCTCACCCTGAACGCGCTGACCTGCCACAAGCTGTTCAGCGAGGTCGAGCACGGCGTCCCCTGGTCACGCTGCCGCTGTTCCACTCCTTCGGGCAGACGGTGCAGTTGAACGCGGGACTGGCCGCGCGGGCGACTCCGGTGCTCATGCCACGCTTCGACGCCGAGGGTGCGCTGTCCCTGATGCGCCGACACCGGGTCACCATCTTCGCGGGCGTGCCGACCATGTACTGGGCACTGCTGGGCCCCAGTTCCACCTCCACCGACGCGGAGACCGACGCCGACGCCGTCGCTCGGCACCTGCGCATCGCCGTCTCCGGTGGCGCGGCGCTTCCGGTCGAGATCCACCACCGTTTCACCGGCCGCTTCCACATCACGATCCGCGAAGGATACGGCCTCTCCGAGACCAGGCCGGTGGCGACATTCACGCCCATGGGCACCACGGCCGGGCCGGGGGTCCATGGGCAAGCCCGTCTGGGGTGTGGCAGTCGACCTGCTCGGCTCCGATTGGACCCGGTCCGCCCCGACCGGGTCGGCGAGAACGCCGTCCGCGGCCACAACGTCAAGCGTGGCTACCACGGCAGCCCCGAGGCCACCGCCGAGGTCGTGCGCGACGGTTGGTTCCGCACGGGGGACCCGGCCCGCCGCGACGAGGACGGCTGGCTCTACATCGTCGACCGGACGAAGGACCTGATCATCCGAGGCGGCTCCAACGAGTACCCGCGAGAGATCGAGGAAGTCCTGCACTCCCACCCCGATGTCGGCATGGCGGTCGGGGTCGGTACCGCACGAACGCCACGACGAGGAGGTACAGAGGCCTTCGTCCTCCGCGCACCCGGAGCGAAGGTCACCGAGGAGGACCCGGTCGCCTGGTCCCGCGACACCATGGCCGCCCACACATACCCGCGCCCGGTCGAGTTCCGCGATGCCCTCCCCATGCACGCCACCGGCAAGATCCTCGAACGCGAATTGCGCGGCGAGTTTGCGACGCCCGCGCCGCGGTAG
- a CDS encoding glycoside hydrolase family 6 protein, whose translation MTCVVGLPGVGQATPAVGGKELVTNGAFEPDPAYWWTTGATTADTVDGRARVTVPDHTRAPWDSMLGQGGLHLTNLAMYTLSFDASATTSAKVRVTVQSHLPPYRTVLDRTVTFAEKTGRHTLPFLAIPGIDATQVTFQLGGRAKGFQATLDNVSLLPTGSQVPGVPVRPATSSRPGAKPAGIPVARPSSASPPVGTTTSSPTAEVPPASPGERFYTDPTNNAAAWVRGHGSDPRATKIRAAIATQAGARWFGAWSGDIGKAVRTYVDAASATRSTPILVPYNIPDRDCGGASGGGAAGPDAYRRWISDFAGAVGDRSAIVVIEPDAVANVDCMSTQGRDARFALLRYATEQFKAKAPNAKVYLDGGNAGWIAPTTMASRLARAGVANVRGFAVNVSNYKSTADSAGYAEKVRAALPNGGARTAKYLIDTSRNGNGGADGAWCNPAGSKLGKPSRAGTGSAEYELWIKVPGDSDGPCGIAPGVAAGTFDPNLATRLIDGN comes from the coding sequence ATGACCTGTGTTGTGGGCCTGCCGGGCGTCGGGCAGGCCACGCCTGCGGTCGGTGGCAAGGAGCTCGTCACCAACGGGGCTTTCGAGCCGGATCCCGCCTATTGGTGGACCACCGGTGCGACCACGGCCGACACCGTGGACGGGCGGGCTCGGGTCACGGTTCCCGATCACACCCGAGCGCCCTGGGATTCGATGCTCGGGCAAGGTGGCCTGCACCTGACCAACCTCGCGATGTACACGCTCTCCTTCGACGCCTCGGCGACCACGTCCGCCAAGGTTCGGGTCACCGTCCAGTCGCATCTCCCGCCCTACAGGACGGTCTTGGACCGAACCGTCACGTTCGCCGAGAAGACCGGCAGGCACACGCTGCCCTTTCTGGCGATACCCGGCATCGACGCGACCCAGGTCACCTTCCAACTCGGGGGCCGAGCCAAGGGGTTCCAGGCCACCTTGGACAACGTGTCGCTGCTGCCCACCGGTTCGCAGGTCCCCGGCGTGCCCGTGAGACCCGCGACCTCCTCCCGTCCCGGCGCGAAGCCGGCCGGTATCCCCGTCGCCCGACCGTCCTCCGCCTCCCCACCGGTCGGCACGACGACGTCCTCGCCCACCGCCGAGGTCCCCCCGGCGAGTCCGGGCGAAAGGTTCTACACCGATCCGACGAACAACGCGGCGGCGTGGGTACGAGGGCACGGGTCCGACCCACGCGCGACGAAGATCCGCGCCGCGATCGCCACGCAGGCCGGCGCCCGCTGGTTCGGCGCCTGGAGCGGGGACATCGGCAAGGCGGTGCGTACGTACGTCGACGCCGCCTCGGCAACCCGGAGCACCCCCATCCTGGTGCCTTACAACATCCCGGACCGGGACTGCGGCGGCGCGTCCGGCGGCGGTGCCGCCGGTCCGGACGCCTACCGCCGTTGGATCTCCGACTTCGCAGGCGCGGTTGGCGATCGCTCGGCGATCGTGGTGATCGAGCCCGATGCCGTTGCCAACGTCGACTGCATGTCGACGCAGGGTCGGGACGCCCGCTTCGCCCTGTTGCGCTACGCCACCGAGCAGTTCAAGGCCAAGGCGCCCAACGCCAAGGTGTACCTCGACGGCGGCAACGCGGGTTGGATCGCGCCCACCACCATGGCATCGCGGCTGGCCCGGGCCGGAGTGGCCAATGTGCGCGGATTCGCGGTCAACGTCTCGAACTACAAGTCCACGGCGGACTCGGCCGGTTACGCCGAGAAGGTCCGCGCCGCGCTGCCGAACGGTGGGGCTCGAACCGCCAAGTACCTGATCGACACCAGTCGCAACGGCAACGGCGGCGCCGACGGCGCGTGGTGCAACCCGGCCGGCAGCAAGCTCGGCAAACCGTCCCGAGCGGGGACCGGCAGCGCCGAGTACGAGCTGTGGATCAAGGTGCCGGGTGACTCCGACGGCCCGTGCGGCATCGCCCCGGGTGTCGCGGCCGGTACCTTCGACCCGAACCTCGCCACCCGCTTGATCGACGGCAACTAG